TATTAAAAGTACCGTTCCATCTTTTATTGTAGCCTTTTGATTGAAAGATAAGTTGCCCTGTTCTTGAATAAATAAACACTTCTGCTTCGGCATAAGTTTCT
Above is a genomic segment from Thermococcus sp. M36 containing:
- a CDS encoding gliding motility-associated C-terminal domain-containing protein; the protein is ETYAEAEVFIYSRTGQLIFQSKGYNKRWNGTFNNQPLPVGTYYYIIDLKNNIPKISGSVTIIR